The region TAGAAGGCAAACGCGTTGTGTTTATAGCTCGTACAGTTGATGAGAGTGGAGATAAGCTTGTGTTGAACCTTATGGGTATCTCATTAACAGTACCACCAGGTGCTATTGAGAAAGGACATCAAGAAACAATCTTCCTGATTTTGAGTTGGGACTTTAGTGACTACCCTGACTTACAGGATGATCAGTGTTTGGTGAGTGCAGTCATACACTGTGGgcctcatggtttgaaatttcaaaaGCAGTGTACGTTAGCATTTCAGCACTGTGCAGCAGATACCACACAGGTTAACATATGGGCAAGTGAGACTGACTATATGCTAACAAAACAATGGCGACCATACTGGAAAGAGGGGAAAGAGAATAAAGATGAGAACGATGGAGTTCAGATCCTGCCAAAGGAATGTCAGATCAGTATCACTCATTTCACTCTATTTACAAGTTTACTGACAACACTACAAACTCAAACTGTCCCCAAAAGATGGCTACAGGTTGCTCCCTTTGCCCGCCCACTTGAAAGAGGGAAATTCTATGAAATCCGTATATACTTACTGATCAACACTCCATGTGCCTTGCAGTTTGCAAAGGTTGCTGAGAAAGACTTTGGAGCTGAGCTACTGACACAGCCAATAACATTCCTTCTTCATGGAGACCATAAAGATATGTGTCTTGAACTTGACAGAGTCAGTGAAGGATGGGAGAATCAGGATAAGGATCTGGAAGTTGTTTCTTTCCAGACCATCTGGCAAACACTTTGTGTCCACAACCAGTTTGTCTTCAAGCCACAAAACACAGCAATATCACagataaatatgacatttaatgCCTACCAGAATGGTCGAAGGTCAGAAGCTGTGAGTGTAAAGATTGTAGCCACATCTCAGGCAGGTGGTAATAATCAGGAGTTTAATAGTTCCTGTCCAGTACAACCAGTGTGTAATGAAGCACTTCCTACCATGacagacacaacaacaacagatgCTGAAATTCAACAGAAGCAAAGCGGCATACCTTCATCAACTGAAGATAGGAGGAATGATGCAAAGAACGAACTATCAATGATTGATGTACGTCAAGTTTGTTCGTACCATATACCTCAAAAACTACGAATCAAACTCCAAGCAAGACTTGATGGTCGTTGTCCTCTCTCCAACAATTGGAAAGCTTTTGCCCAAGCACTTGGTCTGGAAGAATTCATAAATTGCATAGATAGACGTGATAGTCCAACAAATGTGCTGCTTAATGAGTATGAAAAGATGGGTAAAACACTACTACAGTTGGCAGAGCTAATGGCAGATATTGGCAGACATGATGTACATCGAGTCATCATGGATTATATAACAGAGCAAGACCAAAAGAAGTCAGTGTCCATCATTCCAGTGGAGTCGGTCACTGTTGTTCAAGAAACTGTACCACATTGTCCCATAAACCAAAATAGTCATTTTAAGCCAAGCCAAGAAAGTGTGTGTTCCAAACCACTCAACAGTCAACTCGCAGTCTTAGAACACCTGCCAGCCAACTTGGCTTTGATTCCTGTAACAAAACTCTGAAAACTATACATGGTGCTGATCAACTTTGTGAAATGAAGATTTCTGTTGTACTGTGAGATAATGTGATAGCCAAAAAAGTCACTTCAAGGACAAAATTAATGCAGAGTCTAGATTTGAACGAATGTGGTCAGGATTTCTAGCTGTTACAGCACTTTGAGGACAACATGACATTGAAGGAACCCTACAGTTACTGTACATAGTCTCTGGGATTTGTTTGCTTACTGTGCCCATCACTTCTCCTTGATCTTGGAAGAAGTGATAAATTTAGCTAGCAAGCTATTCCAATAGACTACATTGTGTGGGCAACACAgtggtatatataatatagaagATATATAACATAGCATGTCTATATAAacatagatgttggagagagTACAGTATTCTATACTGTAATGTAGTTAATTGTATTTGTTgtgtaaacttttaaaatataaccagaaagtgtacaactATTGTTGAAATATGTTGAGTgctttttcaacattttacagtacattgACAAGTCATTGACAGAAagagttatttttttaaatggagACTGGTTGACCATTATTGTAACTGTGTGTGCATACACTTGAAATCATCAAACTTGGTTTCCTTTGTAATTGGATTTCTCATACATTCAAGAAGTATGAACCATAGAAGTTACTCACAATTTCTCTTGAGAGTAACAGTGcctttttactttttaatatatattaaacgtatagtttttttttgcatttatttcattatgttGAATTTCAAATCTAAAGACTAACTGTTGAAGCCAGTTTATGGTAAAATTTCAacacattatgtatgtattacagaTTGCAAATTTGTGTGCTcagtaatttgaaaaaatttattttatttgggaCAAATACAAGTACCAATACTTGTATGAAGTTAGttataatatattcaatattccTATGTGAAGGAAAGTGTGCCTTAACTTTTGAAAAAAGTATTAAACCATGATGGAAGATGTTTTACAGGACTTGTCTATTTATCCCAGTGTTTCCTCTGAAGTTCAGGATGTATGGAAGATACACGGATTGGCTGCGTCATACCCTCTCATCAGATGGGATGGGGTGGAGGTACTAGAAAATTAGAGTTTTATTGAGATACTTCTACAAAATCATACTTAACAATGAGACTGATGTTGAGTTAATGCTTGTATGACTGAATCAAAGCCAGTGCCATTTTGTTTGTCAGTGTCTTTTATTTCAACCTGTATGTATACCgatattttcattatgtatATTTAAGAATGTTTCATAAAACACAGTGTATAATTTCCAAAGTAAACAACAAGAAGCTGCCTTTAAGTGGAAACACAGTAATGAAATACAGGTCTCAATCACATAGTAATGTAAACTTtcacaatttgaaattttctCTTTACAGTATTCTTGTGTAGAATGGTTACATATGATCTCAATGTTTATAATTATGCTCTGAGGTTGTAATCTTCAAAAGTATAATTTATATGAAGAAATATTAGGTACTAGATTTTGATCAAATAGAACTGGATGTCCTAccaggcattctgggaaatctAACATATACTATGTGATTTGTTTAATTATCAAATACAAGAATTTTATGTTGGCCTGATTGAGATAAATGTCAAATTGCATATATATTTATCCTTACCTAAACATGGGAAATTTTAGTCACAGttgatgtcaaatttgacaCTAAAACTGATACTAGActgttacatgtagttttgatgAATGCTATGTATCCAGTATATTTAGATATACCAATGGTCACTTTCGTGCCTTCGTGTGTGACcttttttttgacactttaggGTATATTGGCTAATTTGTATTATGGATtatttgtgtgttattgtgtgtTCACCTAGCTATTTATGATCATTGTTTTGTAGTCTGCAGATTTCAGCCTTGGTAGTCTGCAGATTTCATTGCTTTGTGGTCTGCAGATTTCATTGCTTTGTGGTCTGCAAATTTCAGAATTTGTAGTCTGCAGATTTCAGAATTTGTAGTCTGCAGATTTCAGAAGTTGTAGTCTGCAGGTTTCATTGCTGTGTAGTCTGCAGGTTTCAgactttgcaaaaaaaaaatatgaatctCATGAAAGATGTCTTACATGTATCTATACTTTTTGCAATAAAATGGCATGAACCactaaatatgtatatcttgtcTGTTTCATATTTGCTAGTGTGATGTCTTATATTTGCTAGTGAGAATGAAATTGATATCAATAAATGTATAGAAATGAATATTAACAATCTCTCATAATCCTTACTTTACTGTATATTCTTTacaaacttttatttcaaaaagtcCAGTGAGGGCTTTTTAATAGTATTAATGCAGGATAACCCAGTGATTTCAGAGAAAACCAAATATTTGACATAAGTTGGTATAAAGGTTTTTTTTAGCTCACACCCTGGAAACATATTTTCTGTCTTGAGTTAGTCGGCAAATTTTT is a window of Glandiceps talaboti chromosome 5, keGlaTala1.1, whole genome shotgun sequence DNA encoding:
- the LOC144434841 gene encoding UNC5C-like protein — protein: MSDHLKTINWTEFIDQKVLEKSEFLSRELLQQSIVTVTSASENDNHPQLIVAAAVITVIVLISIIACSIYCCCIHCEYLKLWRSSTLSLNHIGDTSELFRTTETDPCNSLPDVTIGHALFRTDLTGIGHVQSKSTCVNFDLDICDEQDAYQVRLYNDHYLLNNYERTININQVQDHQAVEESQDATPVSSSSSSSSSPSVSRSSSSVNDEGRGVSKSTGAPLPDVSVKEFCKHMENSEIRTVEGKRVVFIARTVDESGDKLVLNLMGISLTVPPGAIEKGHQETIFLILSWDFSDYPDLQDDQCLVSAVIHCGPHGLKFQKQCTLAFQHCAADTTQVNIWASETDYMLTKQWRPYWKEGKENKDENDGVQILPKECQISITHFTLFTSLLTTLQTQTVPKRWLQVAPFARPLERGKFYEIRIYLLINTPCALQFAKVAEKDFGAELLTQPITFLLHGDHKDMCLELDRVSEGWENQDKDLEVVSFQTIWQTLCVHNQFVFKPQNTAISQINMTFNAYQNGRRSEAVSVKIVATSQAGGNNQEFNSSCPVQPVCNEALPTMTDTTTTDAEIQQKQSGIPSSTEDRRNDAKNELSMIDVRQVCSYHIPQKLRIKLQARLDGRCPLSNNWKAFAQALGLEEFINCIDRRDSPTNVLLNEYEKMGKTLLQLAELMADIGRHDVHRVIMDYITEQDQKKSVSIIPVESVTVVQETVPHCPINQNSHFKPSQESVCSKPLNSQLAVLEHLPANLALIPVTKL